The DNA region GCGAGAGCAAGCTCGAGGGCCTTCTCGCGATCGGGGGCCTGCGCCATGATGTTCCTCCGGTAGTCGTTTCGGTGACCGGTGTTCGGTCGGTTGGCAGTGACGCTAGATCAGCCCTCCGACAAATCTCGTCGGCCGAACATTCACCACAATAACGAACAGGTGTTCGAGTGCAAGTTAGGCGCGCCGCGCGTGTCAGGCGAGGCCGTCGAGGACGCCGGCGAGCTCGGCGGGTCGCGACAAGAACGGCGAGTGACCGCCCCCAAGCTCGATGACCGCGGCACCCAACCGGTCCGGCGCCACCCGTCGTGACCAGTCCGGATTCACAATCCGGTCCTCGGCGCAGACGATGTAGGTCGACGCCCCGGCGGGCAGCGGATCGTCCGTCCACACCTGCCGGGCCGGCCCGTAGGCCTGCGGGCGCAGCCGCGCCAGGGCGGCGGCCGCGATGTCCGGCTCGCAGTCCTGGTAGAGCAGCGTGCGGGCCAGTTCGTGGTCGCTCCAGGTGGTGCAGCCGTCCGCCCGGCTCAGTCCGCGCAGATATGCCGGATCGGTCAAGCCGCCGTCGCGCTCCTGATCGGCCTGGCTGCGCCCGGCCTCGGGCAGCATCGCGCACAGGTACACCGCGTGGCGCACCGTCCGGCGCTGCGCCACCAGCGGCACCACGTGGCCGCTCAGCGAATGCCCGACCACGATGTGGTCGTCGTCGGGACCCATGGCCGCGATCACCGCGTCGGCGTAGTCGGCGAAGGTCGCCGTGGGGACGTCGATCGGCAGGTCGGGGGCCACCACCCGGTGCCCGCGTCGCTGCAGTT from Mycolicibacterium sp. MU0053 includes:
- a CDS encoding alpha/beta hydrolase: MSTVVLVHGAWHGAWCWERLTPELQRRGHRVVAPDLPIDVPTATFADYADAVIAAMGPDDDHIVVGHSLSGHVVPLVAQRRTVRHAVYLCAMLPEAGRSQADQERDGGLTDPAYLRGLSRADGCTTWSDHELARTLLYQDCEPDIAAAALARLRPQAYGPARQVWTDDPLPAGASTYIVCAEDRIVNPDWSRRVAPDRLGAAVIELGGGHSPFLSRPAELAGVLDGLA